The following proteins come from a genomic window of Rhodohalobacter sp. 614A:
- a CDS encoding sigma-70 family RNA polymerase sigma factor yields the protein MENRNKITRLLIDVRTGDKEAYDSLFSIVYEKLKEIAGFHLREKGRNKNLTLSNTALVHEAYMKLMDYTDGEWENRSHFYAIASRCMRHILIDYCRKKTAEKRGGEQQEITLLEEHINLEKHAEKLIDLNRLIDEMAEFDERKSKIVEMRFFGGMTIQEISEVLNVSSRTVDRDWLKARMWLLKEMTP from the coding sequence ATGGAAAACAGAAATAAAATTACCCGTCTTTTAATCGACGTTCGCACAGGGGATAAAGAAGCTTACGACAGCCTGTTTTCCATCGTATATGAAAAATTGAAGGAGATTGCAGGATTCCATTTACGAGAGAAAGGAAGAAATAAAAACCTGACTCTTTCAAATACTGCTTTGGTTCACGAAGCTTATATGAAATTGATGGATTACACCGATGGCGAATGGGAAAACCGGTCTCACTTTTATGCGATTGCCTCTCGATGTATGCGACATATTCTTATTGATTACTGCCGGAAAAAAACAGCTGAAAAACGTGGCGGAGAACAGCAGGAAATTACCCTTCTGGAAGAGCATATTAACCTCGAAAAACATGCTGAAAAACTGATAGACCTGAACCGGCTGATTGATGAAATGGCTGAATTTGATGAACGGAAAAGCAAAATCGTAGAGATGCGTTTTTTTGGAGGGATGACCATTCAAGAGATTTCTGAAGTACTGAATGTTTCCAGCCGAACGGTAGACCGCGACTGGCTGAAAGCACGTATGTGGCTCTTAAAGGAAATGACTCCATAA
- a CDS encoding sigma-70 family RNA polymerase sigma factor: MRTNQSNHDIHYSVFYLLCEKGHITQLLVEARNGKKSALDSLYPYVYKQLKQLARHHLASERHGHTLQKTALVHELYMKLIDQSEVEWQNRAHFYSIASRCMQQILVDYARKKKADKRGGKHEGITLDEDRLNVDQHAEEIIELNDLIEKLTQLDSRKSQVVIMRFFGGMTIPEISEVLDVTTRTVDRDWAKAKMWLYNELKAS; encoded by the coding sequence TTGCGCACGAATCAATCAAATCACGACATTCACTATTCAGTTTTTTATCTATTGTGTGAGAAAGGCCATATCACCCAACTTTTAGTTGAAGCCAGAAATGGCAAAAAATCTGCTCTGGATTCTCTATATCCATATGTCTACAAGCAGCTGAAACAACTTGCCCGCCACCATTTGGCCAGCGAACGCCACGGACACACCCTTCAGAAAACAGCCCTGGTTCATGAACTTTACATGAAATTGATTGATCAATCAGAAGTTGAATGGCAAAACCGGGCTCACTTTTATTCGATTGCTTCTCGGTGTATGCAACAAATTCTTGTGGACTATGCGCGCAAGAAAAAAGCAGACAAGAGAGGAGGGAAGCATGAGGGAATAACCCTTGATGAAGACCGGTTGAACGTAGACCAGCATGCTGAAGAAATTATTGAACTAAACGATTTGATCGAAAAGCTGACGCAGCTTGATTCCAGGAAAAGCCAGGTGGTAATTATGAGGTTTTTCGGGGGAATGACAATTCCTGAAATTTCTGAAGTCCTTGATGTAACGACACGAACGGTTGACAGAGACTGGGCAAAAGCAAAAATGTGGCTTTATAACGAGCTAAAAGCTTCTTAA
- a CDS encoding serine/threonine-protein kinase, with protein sequence MNQKDWKKLSQIFDKVLTLPQERRTTYIKNICGNDPELEKKVRDMLDKMEESDQYFDQQFKQNQAALDELNSLLKNEDESADFFKGKTIGRWVVTELIGRGGMGSVYKAQRTDESGLQQVGALKIVHHSLITPSHIERFKLEQQILSGLHHPNISGFIDSGITEDEIPYMVMEYVEGESILTYCNQQNLSVEKRLKLFKTICRAIQYAHKSLIVHRDLKPENILITKDGHVKILDFGIAKLLDPNLYEGSAIETTPGMRLLSLEYASPEQISGKPINISTDIYSLGVLLYKLLTDLHPFDTDNLSYREVEKIVLDQDAPLPSTRLANLSDSTLFNEIAQNRKVEPGDLVKKLKGDLDAIVNKALRKDPERRFDSVESFLHDIDRYQNGLPIYARPDTVGYRTRKFIHRHLWAVTAAALVILTLTVGLATTLWQAEQARKNAEQARQNEEQAEQVSAFLLELFEGSDPTSANDGSTTVRELLDQGYEKFRTELTDQPVVRARMLGTIGKVYSNLGLFDEALPALEESIAGFQNVDAQSTDYALALLLFANLQYRLGEWDKAETAARHAYEINLNHYEEDAPEMASIMNTLALVLEEKGEMDEAYKLYRRIIEIRRNQPEQNSDLAINLNNLAILLQQDGELDEADELFREAIGVVEEEWGEEHPYMAYVLNGYAGVHEDRKDFEQANETMQRALAIGRAVFPEEHPFIAVAIHNIGRIYENMENFEEALNYYNEGLSLRRQTLPETHVDLASSLDALGLVYIKTDKPAEAEPLLREALEIRRQSMEEDDWRIAQVESHLGRSLLLQQKFEEAEVLLTKSRAVLEETLGPENIHTLRAIDDLNELAALRD encoded by the coding sequence ATGAACCAAAAAGACTGGAAAAAACTGAGTCAGATCTTTGACAAAGTTTTGACGCTGCCACAAGAACGCCGAACGACTTATATAAAAAATATCTGTGGGAATGATCCGGAACTCGAGAAGAAAGTCCGGGATATGTTGGATAAAATGGAGGAGTCGGACCAGTATTTTGACCAGCAATTTAAGCAAAACCAGGCTGCACTTGATGAGTTAAACTCTCTTCTAAAAAATGAAGATGAGAGTGCAGACTTCTTTAAAGGAAAAACCATTGGCCGCTGGGTAGTTACCGAACTGATTGGCCGGGGTGGAATGGGCAGTGTTTATAAAGCACAGCGAACGGATGAATCCGGACTTCAGCAGGTTGGCGCACTCAAAATTGTGCATCACAGCCTGATTACCCCTTCCCATATCGAACGGTTCAAATTAGAGCAGCAAATTCTTTCCGGCCTGCACCATCCCAATATATCAGGCTTTATCGATAGTGGAATTACGGAGGATGAAATTCCTTACATGGTAATGGAGTATGTGGAGGGAGAATCCATTCTTACGTATTGTAACCAGCAAAACCTTTCGGTTGAGAAACGGCTTAAACTATTTAAGACGATCTGCCGGGCCATTCAATATGCACACAAATCACTGATTGTTCATCGTGATTTGAAGCCGGAAAACATATTGATCACAAAAGACGGACATGTTAAAATATTGGATTTTGGCATCGCCAAACTGCTTGATCCAAATCTGTATGAGGGTTCTGCCATTGAAACCACACCCGGCATGCGGCTGCTAAGTTTGGAATATGCTTCACCTGAGCAGATATCCGGAAAACCCATCAATATTTCCACCGATATTTACTCCCTTGGAGTTTTGCTGTATAAACTATTAACCGACCTGCATCCATTTGATACAGATAATCTTTCCTATCGCGAAGTTGAGAAAATTGTGCTCGACCAAGATGCTCCACTCCCAAGTACACGTCTTGCAAACCTTTCTGATTCAACCCTATTCAATGAAATAGCACAAAACAGAAAAGTGGAGCCGGGCGATCTGGTCAAAAAACTTAAGGGGGATCTGGATGCGATTGTTAACAAAGCTCTTCGAAAAGACCCCGAACGCCGGTTCGATTCTGTTGAGTCATTTCTCCATGATATTGACCGCTATCAAAATGGGCTGCCCATTTATGCCCGCCCGGATACGGTTGGATACCGCACACGTAAATTTATCCACCGCCACTTGTGGGCTGTAACGGCGGCCGCACTGGTTATTCTCACATTAACTGTGGGACTCGCCACCACGCTCTGGCAGGCTGAGCAGGCAAGAAAAAATGCAGAACAAGCTCGTCAGAATGAAGAGCAGGCAGAACAGGTTTCCGCTTTTTTATTGGAACTCTTTGAGGGATCTGACCCAACCAGTGCCAATGACGGATCTACAACGGTTCGTGAGCTGCTCGATCAAGGCTATGAAAAATTTCGCACGGAACTCACAGATCAGCCGGTTGTTCGTGCAAGAATGTTAGGAACTATCGGCAAAGTTTACAGCAATCTTGGACTTTTTGATGAGGCTCTCCCTGCTCTCGAAGAGTCTATTGCGGGCTTTCAAAACGTTGACGCTCAATCGACTGACTACGCCCTGGCACTTTTATTATTTGCCAATCTTCAATACCGGTTAGGGGAGTGGGATAAAGCTGAAACGGCTGCAAGACATGCGTATGAAATAAATCTCAACCATTATGAAGAAGACGCACCGGAAATGGCCAGTATTATGAATACACTGGCACTTGTACTGGAAGAAAAAGGTGAAATGGATGAAGCATACAAATTATATCGCCGGATTATAGAAATTCGCAGAAATCAGCCCGAACAGAATTCTGACCTTGCAATTAACCTCAACAATCTTGCGATTCTTCTCCAGCAAGACGGCGAACTGGATGAAGCGGATGAACTATTCCGGGAAGCCATTGGTGTAGTTGAGGAAGAGTGGGGAGAAGAACATCCCTATATGGCTTATGTGCTGAATGGATATGCAGGTGTACATGAAGATCGCAAAGATTTTGAACAAGCCAATGAAACCATGCAACGGGCACTGGCAATAGGCCGGGCTGTTTTTCCGGAAGAGCATCCCTTTATTGCCGTTGCCATTCATAATATCGGGCGGATTTACGAAAACATGGAAAACTTTGAAGAGGCTCTCAATTATTACAATGAGGGATTGTCCCTGCGCCGCCAAACATTGCCGGAAACACATGTGGATCTGGCCTCTTCCCTGGATGCCTTGGGATTGGTTTACATAAAAACAGATAAACCCGCCGAGGCCGAACCACTTTTGCGTGAAGCATTGGAGATAAGACGCCAGAGTATGGAAGAAGATGACTGGAGAATTGCACAGGTCGAATCTCATCTCGGACGGAGTCTCCTGCTTCAACAGAAATTTGAAGAAGCTGAGGTTTTATTGACCAAAAGTCGCGCCGTACTTGAGGAAACCCTCGGTCCGGAAAACATTCATACTCTTCGGGCTATTGACGACTTGAATGAGCTTGCCGCTCTCCGGGATTAA
- a CDS encoding BspA family leucine-rich repeat surface protein, translated as MKPNHYEFKITERKVDAILIKVVMLLMVLLFASAATAQTTRFVATGGTDTGNDCTSSTSPCITITHAIDESDSGDIIRLSVGTFTESFVVDKDITIQGVGSESTIIQAHADAGSASDRVIAIENPATDVEIEGVTIQHGNTPYYGGGVRNRSGGDVTLSDVIFLENSAGLTGGGFQSEDGTILLTNVSFIDNSAGYGGGVYLDSNDSMQFTNVSFSGNEANTGGGGMQIMSTPGSVINALFSGNTAHTGAAINIEDTDLNFENVTITGNASNAGGAAIYNRNSSPTFKNAILWDNDGSSFVFNYGTSDPTFSYSLVDGSGGSDSWNSSYGTDGGNNIDTDPLFVTAVDPDDAPTSAGDLQLTESSPAINTGDPSTDFSNYPGGNADPEDLNRNGRVFLGSTQIVDMGAYEFQGDYVEPFDPFITTWEVTSGDLDITIPTTGSGYNYDVDWGDGNSNAGQTGDATHTYASAGTYTVEISGDFPRIYFNNTGDKEKIMTIEQWGDVEWSSMKGAFFGASNLTYNATDEPDLSNVTNLTLMFFGASSFNGDIGGWNVENITTMENMFTQASSFNQDIGGWEVKNVKNMAFMFASATAFNQDIGGWDVSSVEKMNYMFDGASTFNQDIGNWDVSSVTLMNDMFHGATSFNQDISEKVVNSGTADEYTAWNVEKVTKMDSMFQYATSFNQDISNWDVSGVESMRSMFSHAEAFNQEIGNWSVAEVIDMAFMFRDASVFNQDIGGWDVSAVTDMENMLDNSGLSTAFYDSLLIGWESLAVQNGIELGAEGLEYCIGETARQALIDDHSWTFDGDTFAGTGCDAPPGFITTWEVTSGDLQITIPTEGSGYNYDVDWGDGNSDAGQTGDATHTYASAGTYTVEITGDFPRIYFNNEGDKEKIMTIEQWGEIEWTSMNKAFYGASNLTYNATDEPDLSGVSDMSYLFGYASSFNGDISSWDVSTITKMGAMFFHASSFNQDLNEWDVSLVENMASMFSGATVFNGDISSWDISSVETMMNMFSSAEAFNQDISTKTANSGTPDEYEAWDISNVTNVNNLFASAEAFNQDISNWDVSSLSSMSGMFMNAHSFNQDLGGWDISGVTTMSNMFFLSGLSSANYDAIIVGWEAQSVQDDVEIGAAGVKYCMAQAERQALIDDHNWTFSGDDLASGCSEAVASDGRILASDLNGYTFTPADFDQSDNTFSVVIKTLPSGNLELDGNPVSANDEISVADIDDGDLTYSTNASGGFAEYSEFEFSVKDAGGTESTDTYTMTIDLGRAQLFIDEDEGWRFLTNPSIGDEFGDFLDPLWLKGIPGSDNPSADVANVQLLDQGNYVWEELDDLTDEISRGSGFIVYVYTNNDENYSATLTSGENWESLENEFAYSGLFYDDAQGPQGDSHFLIANPHPVSIDFCEMVNEATNIASTFDVWNPSENGGNGGYQNQSCQGIYSSIEPFQAFWIRTTDNNPELSVPESAYSTRLAKENPAEEDKFLISLTVNSEDQVFSNTANIHFSENGTAGLDAQDGIKLSAAGLADHWLSLYSLDQTKKAYAFQSLPENIFTQEEKVSIPVDLQTTEAGRFTLNWTLPESHVFNGSYFLRDNVTHEVTELRDGASYSFKIEATQTAKATSIKETPFTGTSQLVAKNSQSEPRFELLVAKAGIDGEAELGSLPDQFTLQQNYPNPFNPTTVISYQLPVSSEVRLEVYDMLGRNVATLVNEQVAAGRHSVNFDASNLSSGVYLYRLAAGNQIMTKKLTVVK; from the coding sequence ATGAAGCCAAATCATTACGAATTTAAGATAACCGAAAGGAAGGTAGACGCAATTCTGATCAAAGTTGTGATGCTGCTAATGGTACTGTTGTTTGCCTCTGCTGCAACCGCACAAACGACCCGATTTGTAGCTACCGGAGGAACCGATACAGGGAATGATTGTACCAGTTCAACTTCGCCATGTATCACCATCACTCATGCAATCGATGAATCGGACTCGGGAGATATCATAAGGCTTTCTGTGGGGACATTTACAGAGAGCTTCGTAGTTGATAAAGATATTACCATCCAGGGGGTGGGATCTGAAAGCACGATCATCCAGGCACATGCGGATGCCGGTTCAGCCTCAGACCGGGTGATTGCCATAGAGAACCCTGCAACGGATGTAGAAATCGAGGGGGTTACAATTCAGCACGGGAATACACCATACTATGGTGGCGGAGTGCGGAACAGAAGCGGTGGAGATGTGACTCTTTCCGACGTTATTTTTTTGGAGAATAGTGCAGGTCTGACCGGCGGCGGTTTTCAATCCGAAGATGGTACCATTCTTTTAACAAATGTTTCCTTTATAGACAATTCGGCGGGATATGGCGGTGGGGTCTATCTGGATTCAAACGATTCCATGCAGTTCACGAATGTATCCTTTTCGGGGAATGAGGCAAATACCGGCGGGGGAGGTATGCAAATTATGAGCACACCCGGATCAGTCATCAATGCTTTATTTTCAGGCAATACCGCTCATACGGGTGCGGCTATTAATATTGAGGATACAGATTTGAATTTTGAGAATGTAACCATTACCGGGAATGCATCCAATGCCGGGGGAGCGGCTATCTATAACAGGAACAGTTCTCCCACATTTAAAAATGCCATTCTATGGGATAACGATGGTTCATCTTTTGTTTTTAATTACGGCACGTCTGATCCCACTTTTTCTTACAGCCTGGTAGACGGCTCCGGCGGCAGCGATTCCTGGAATTCCAGTTATGGGACCGATGGCGGCAATAATATTGATACAGATCCGCTTTTTGTTACGGCCGTTGATCCAGATGATGCACCCACATCCGCTGGCGATCTGCAGCTTACGGAAAGCTCACCGGCCATTAATACCGGGGACCCATCCACCGATTTTTCTAACTATCCGGGCGGAAATGCCGATCCCGAAGATTTAAACCGGAATGGGCGTGTATTTTTAGGCTCAACGCAGATTGTAGATATGGGAGCCTACGAATTTCAGGGTGATTATGTAGAGCCATTTGATCCGTTTATCACCACATGGGAAGTTACTTCCGGCGATTTGGATATTACTATTCCCACCACAGGCAGCGGCTACAATTACGATGTAGACTGGGGAGATGGCAATAGTAATGCCGGACAAACAGGAGATGCCACTCACACCTATGCAAGTGCCGGAACGTACACCGTAGAAATTTCCGGTGATTTTCCCCGTATCTACTTTAACAACACGGGTGACAAAGAAAAGATTATGACGATTGAACAGTGGGGAGATGTTGAGTGGAGTTCTATGAAAGGAGCGTTTTTCGGGGCGAGCAATCTCACCTATAATGCAACAGATGAGCCTGATTTGTCAAATGTGACTAACCTTACTCTAATGTTTTTTGGTGCATCATCATTTAACGGGGATATCGGCGGCTGGAATGTGGAAAACATTACAACGATGGAAAATATGTTCACACAAGCAAGTTCATTTAATCAGGATATCGGCGGCTGGGAGGTGAAGAATGTTAAAAACATGGCTTTTATGTTTGCCAGTGCTACTGCGTTTAACCAGGATATTGGCGGTTGGGATGTTTCCTCTGTAGAAAAAATGAACTATATGTTTGATGGTGCATCGACTTTTAACCAGGATATTGGTAACTGGGATGTGTCATCCGTAACTCTCATGAATGATATGTTTCACGGAGCTACTTCTTTTAATCAGGATATTTCAGAAAAAGTCGTGAATTCCGGAACAGCAGACGAGTACACCGCCTGGAACGTAGAAAAGGTTACGAAGATGGATAGTATGTTTCAATACGCAACATCTTTCAACCAGGATATAAGTAACTGGGATGTGTCCGGAGTCGAATCAATGCGCAGCATGTTTTCCCATGCGGAAGCATTTAACCAGGAAATAGGTAACTGGAGTGTGGCGGAAGTTATAGACATGGCTTTTATGTTTAGGGATGCCTCCGTATTCAACCAGGATATTGGCGGTTGGGATGTTTCGGCCGTCACAGATATGGAAAATATGCTGGATAATTCCGGGCTTTCAACAGCATTTTACGATTCTTTGTTGATTGGCTGGGAAAGCCTGGCTGTACAAAATGGAATTGAGCTGGGTGCCGAAGGGCTGGAATATTGTATCGGAGAGACCGCCCGCCAGGCACTTATAGATGATCACAGCTGGACTTTTGACGGGGATACCTTTGCTGGCACCGGTTGCGATGCCCCACCCGGTTTTATCACCACGTGGGAAGTCACCTCTGGCGATCTGCAAATTACCATTCCAACGGAAGGAAGCGGCTACAATTACGATGTAGACTGGGGAGATGGAAATAGTGATGCCGGCCAAACAGGAGATGCCACTCACACCTATGCAAGCGCCGGAACGTACACCGTAGAAATTACCGGTGATTTTCCCCGAATATACTTTAACAATGAGGGCGACAAAGAGAAGATTATGACCATTGAACAGTGGGGAGAGATTGAGTGGACTTCGATGAATAAGGCATTTTATGGTGCTTCAAATCTTACCTATAATGCAACAGATGAGCCTGATTTGTCAGGTGTAAGTGATATGTCTTACCTGTTTGGATATGCAAGTTCATTTAATGGTGATATAAGTAGCTGGGATGTAAGTACGATTACAAAAATGGGAGCCATGTTCTTTCATGCCAGTTCCTTTAACCAGGACCTGAATGAGTGGGATGTTTCATTAGTAGAAAATATGGCATCTATGTTTAGCGGTGCCACAGTTTTCAACGGAGATATCAGCAGTTGGGATATTTCAAGTGTGGAAACCATGATGAACATGTTCAGCAGTGCCGAAGCCTTCAATCAGGATATTTCAACCAAAACAGCGAATAGCGGTACTCCTGATGAATATGAAGCCTGGGATATAAGTAATGTAACAAACGTGAATAACTTATTTGCCAGCGCCGAAGCCTTCAATCAGGATATCAGCAATTGGGATGTTTCAAGCTTATCGAGTATGTCGGGAATGTTTATGAATGCGCATAGCTTTAATCAGGATCTTGGAGGCTGGGACATTTCCGGGGTGACCACCATGAGCAATATGTTTTTTCTTTCAGGGCTTTCCTCAGCCAACTATGATGCTATAATTGTTGGATGGGAAGCGCAAAGCGTTCAGGATGATGTAGAAATAGGTGCTGCCGGGGTTAAATATTGTATGGCGCAGGCAGAGCGTCAGGCACTGATTGATGACCATAACTGGACATTTAGCGGCGATGACCTTGCTTCCGGTTGTAGCGAGGCAGTGGCTTCTGATGGCCGCATTCTTGCAAGTGATTTGAACGGCTACACCTTTACTCCGGCCGATTTCGATCAGTCAGATAACACCTTCTCCGTTGTTATAAAAACACTTCCCAGCGGAAACCTAGAGCTGGATGGCAATCCTGTATCTGCAAACGATGAAATTTCTGTGGCAGATATTGATGACGGAGATCTTACTTACAGTACCAATGCTTCGGGAGGATTTGCAGAATACAGTGAATTTGAATTCTCAGTAAAAGATGCGGGTGGAACTGAAAGCACGGATACATATACCATGACGATTGATCTCGGCCGGGCACAACTGTTTATTGATGAGGATGAAGGCTGGCGCTTTTTAACCAATCCGTCTATCGGGGATGAGTTCGGAGATTTTCTTGATCCGTTATGGCTCAAGGGAATTCCCGGGTCAGACAATCCCAGCGCAGATGTTGCCAATGTACAGCTACTGGATCAGGGAAATTATGTATGGGAAGAGCTTGATGATTTGACGGATGAAATCAGCCGTGGATCAGGTTTTATTGTGTATGTATACACAAACAATGACGAAAATTACTCTGCAACGTTAACTTCCGGCGAAAACTGGGAATCGCTTGAAAATGAATTCGCATATAGTGGTTTATTTTATGATGACGCCCAGGGACCCCAAGGTGACAGCCATTTTTTGATCGCCAATCCACACCCGGTTTCTATTGATTTTTGTGAGATGGTGAATGAAGCGACAAATATTGCCAGCACCTTTGATGTTTGGAATCCGTCTGAAAATGGCGGAAATGGAGGGTATCAGAATCAGAGCTGTCAGGGTATTTACTCGTCCATTGAACCGTTTCAGGCATTCTGGATTCGAACCACTGATAACAACCCTGAGCTCTCTGTTCCTGAATCTGCTTATTCGACCAGACTCGCAAAAGAAAACCCGGCAGAGGAAGATAAATTTTTAATCTCTTTGACTGTGAACAGCGAAGACCAGGTATTTTCGAACACAGCGAACATTCATTTCTCCGAAAACGGAACCGCCGGGCTGGATGCACAGGACGGGATAAAACTAAGCGCTGCCGGGCTTGCGGATCATTGGCTGTCTCTGTATTCCCTGGATCAGACTAAAAAAGCGTATGCGTTCCAGAGTCTTCCGGAAAATATCTTCACCCAGGAAGAAAAAGTGAGTATTCCGGTAGATCTTCAAACCACCGAAGCCGGTCGGTTTACGCTGAACTGGACCCTGCCGGAAAGCCATGTCTTTAACGGCAGCTACTTCCTCCGGGATAATGTGACCCATGAAGTGACTGAACTTCGGGATGGTGCCAGTTATAGTTTTAAGATTGAAGCTACCCAAACAGCCAAAGCAACATCAATAAAAGAGACGCCTTTTACGGGCACTTCTCAGCTCGTTGCAAAAAATTCGCAATCTGAACCACGATTTGAATTACTGGTAGCGAAGGCGGGCATAGATGGAGAAGCTGAATTGGGTTCATTGCCGGATCAATTCACTCTTCAGCAAAACTACCCCAACCCATTCAACCCGACAACAGTGATTAGTTACCAGTTGCCTGTAAGCAGTGAGGTTCGGCTTGAGGTGTATGATATGCTGGGCCGAAACGTCGCAACATTGGTCAACGAGCAAGTGGCGGCGGGCCGGCACAGCGTTAACTTTGATGCGAGCAATCTTTCCAGCGGGGTTTACCTGTACAGGCTTGCGGCGGGCAACCAGATTATGACGAAGAAATTAACGGTGGTGAAATAA